GCCTCAAAAACAACTTCACGGTGGATGAGCACGACCAATTCAACGTGCCGGTGGAGTTCGTCAATCGCAATTACCAGGAAGACGACCGCATCGTCCTCAGCGACATGATGTGGTACCTCAGCTATGTGTATTACGACCAGACCGACGCCCAACTGCAGCTCTACACCCCGCCCAGGCCCGATGGCACGCCGACCCGGCCCAACGCCTACGGCTTCGGCACCCTGGTGGACCAGGACGGCGGGCGCATCTACCTCGATCATCTGTCGGCACTGCCCGCCGACACCCGCCGCGTATGGCTGATCAGCAGCAACGAAGCGCCGGACGATTTCGCGCCACTGCCCCAGGGCTGGCGCGAACTCAGTCGCCAGGACGGTGGTGGTGCCAGGGCGCGTTTGTTCGTGTTGTGCAACGTGCCGCCACCACAACCCGAGGCCTGCCGCTAGACTCGGTTAAATACCTTTTTTCAGGAGCCCGTCATGGAATCGCCTGTGCACAGCTTGCCGTCACTGTTCAAACAGCTTGGGCTGCCGGATGACCCGGTCAGTATTGATCAGTTTGTGACCACCCATTCGCCACTCAAGCCGGATCTCAAATTGGCAGATGCGTTTTTCTGGACCGACAGCCAGAAAGCGTTTTTGCGCGAGGAAATCTTGGACGATGCCGATTGGGCGGAAGTGGTGGATGAGTTGAATCTAATGTTGCGGGGTGGGCGAGGGGTGTAAAAAAATCTTTTGGAAATTGTGTTTTTGTAAAAAAAAAGGTGAGCAGTAAAAAAATCTAGGCGCCGCGTTCATTCAGGAAGCAC
This genomic window from Pseudomonas marginalis contains:
- a CDS encoding DUF2789 domain-containing protein codes for the protein MESPVHSLPSLFKQLGLPDDPVSIDQFVTTHSPLKPDLKLADAFFWTDSQKAFLREEILDDADWAEVVDELNLMLRGGRGV